A single window of Flavipsychrobacter sp. DNA harbors:
- a CDS encoding TonB family protein, with translation MKKNKILQSDYLDILFDGRNKGYGGYALRKSQDKRYARSMAVILGLCISIITYSVIGKTPVEVKDNPRMIETTICDLIVSIPEVKPPVKEVKPPAQKKQEVKTVKNTPPVITKDNEVKEDEKPPEQDELKNAVVGNKNIDGDSTDIDVSIVGTGKGEVLGTETKEVEIPKYVANMPAAEYDLMAYLNKHISYPTMARDNNIDGRVMVEFVVNEDGSISSAKAVGNRVLGGGLEEEAVRVVSAMPKWKPGSQNGTPVKVYFTLPISFQLQ, from the coding sequence ATGAAAAAGAACAAAATTTTGCAAAGCGATTACTTAGACATTTTATTTGATGGTCGTAATAAAGGCTATGGTGGCTATGCGTTACGAAAAAGCCAAGACAAGCGATATGCAAGATCTATGGCTGTCATACTAGGTTTGTGTATCTCTATTATTACCTACTCTGTTATAGGTAAAACGCCAGTTGAAGTAAAAGATAACCCAAGGATGATAGAGACTACTATTTGTGATTTAATAGTTTCTATTCCTGAAGTAAAACCTCCAGTAAAAGAAGTGAAACCTCCAGCGCAAAAGAAACAAGAAGTGAAGACGGTTAAAAATACCCCTCCTGTAATAACTAAGGATAATGAAGTGAAAGAAGATGAAAAACCACCAGAGCAAGATGAATTGAAAAATGCTGTAGTAGGTAATAAAAATATTGACGGTGATAGTACAGATATAGATGTATCAATAGTAGGTACAGGTAAGGGAGAAGTGCTTGGTACGGAGACAAAGGAGGTAGAAATTCCTAAATATGTAGCCAATATGCCTGCTGCTGAGTATGATTTAATGGCATATCTAAACAAGCATATTAGTTACCCAACTATGGCTAGAGATAACAATATAGATGGACGTGTAATGGTAGAGTTCGTAGTTAATGAAGATGGTAGTATATCAAGTGCTAAAGCTGTGGGTAACAGAGTGTTGGGCGGAGGGCTTGAAGAAGAAGCCGTAAGAGTGGTAAGCGCTATGCCTAAATGGAAACCAGGTAGCCAAAATGGAACTCCAGTAAAGGTTTATTTTACACTGCCAATCAGTTTTCAACTGCAGTAA